The Paracoccus sediminicola genome has a segment encoding these proteins:
- a CDS encoding HPr kinase/phosphorylase — MTADPLLHASAVAYDGAGVLILGPSGSGKSALALQMIGLGAVLIADDRVELTAGEAGVIAAAPAAIAGLIEARGVGLIRAPHAAARLRLVVDLGRTETERLPPIRHTDVMDSRLPLVLGPLTAHLSSTIRLILKGGRIDPEGDLFPSTR; from the coding sequence GTGACTGCGGACCCGCTGCTTCATGCCAGCGCCGTGGCATACGACGGGGCGGGGGTGCTTATTCTCGGCCCTTCGGGATCGGGGAAGTCGGCGCTCGCTTTGCAGATGATCGGGCTCGGGGCGGTGCTGATCGCAGATGATCGCGTCGAATTGACAGCGGGCGAGGCCGGCGTGATCGCCGCAGCGCCCGCCGCCATCGCCGGGCTGATCGAGGCGCGTGGCGTCGGGCTGATCCGCGCCCCGCACGCTGCGGCGCGGCTGCGGCTGGTTGTGGATCTGGGCCGGACCGAGACCGAGAGGCTGCCGCCTATTCGCCACACTGACGTAATGGATAGTCGGCTGCCTCTTGTCCTCGGTCCTCTTACGGCCCATCTTTCCAGCACGATACGCCTCATTCTGAAGGGCGGTCGCATCGATCCAGAAGGTGATCTGTTCCCGAGCACGCGATGA
- a CDS encoding TetR/AcrR family transcriptional regulator — MPHRRSYHHGNLREALIEAAITLIEQSGPHSFSLAEAARRAGVSAAAPYRHFKGRDDLLEEIARRGYVEFAETMERAYADGRPDPLAALARVGERYLQFSRERPGYYMAMFESDISITAHTELYAAEQRSIGLLIRASEALAERLPKDDRPPSRMVANHIWAMSHGVVELFSRGKQGARSPISAEDMLSSGVTIYLRGLGLLGPADQPRAGG, encoded by the coding sequence GTGCCGCATCGCCGATCCTATCACCACGGAAATCTTCGTGAGGCCCTGATAGAGGCGGCAATCACCCTGATCGAGCAATCCGGCCCGCACTCCTTTTCCCTGGCCGAGGCGGCGCGCCGCGCGGGCGTGTCTGCCGCAGCGCCCTATCGCCACTTCAAGGGGCGCGACGATCTCCTGGAGGAAATCGCGCGCCGCGGCTATGTCGAATTCGCCGAGACGATGGAACGCGCCTATGCCGACGGCCGCCCCGATCCGCTGGCCGCGCTAGCCCGCGTCGGAGAGCGCTATCTTCAGTTCTCGCGCGAGCGTCCCGGCTATTACATGGCCATGTTCGAAAGCGACATCTCGATCACCGCCCATACAGAACTCTATGCGGCCGAGCAGCGTTCGATCGGCCTCCTGATCCGGGCCTCGGAGGCTTTGGCGGAGCGATTGCCAAAGGACGATCGCCCCCCGTCGCGCATGGTTGCCAATCACATCTGGGCCATGAGCCACGGAGTCGTCGAACTCTTTTCGCGGGGAAAGCAGGGCGCGCGCTCGCCCATATCGGCCGAGGACATGCTCAGCTCGGGCGTCACCATCTATCTGCGCGGTCTGGGACTGCTCGGGCCTGCCGATCAGCCGCGCGCAGGCGGTTGA
- a CDS encoding DUF2852 domain-containing protein, with amino-acid sequence MARLRDGMIQTRDWLDGHGKKAWLMAMIAGFIFVWPVGLALLFYMIGSNRMFSCQKSSSRRYRRPASSGNSAFDAYREETLKRMEQEHEEFMAFMARLREARDKAEFDQFMKERRDTDERPVTL; translated from the coding sequence ATGGCCCGTCTGCGGGATGGCATGATCCAGACCCGCGACTGGCTGGACGGTCACGGCAAGAAGGCCTGGCTTATGGCCATGATTGCCGGCTTCATCTTCGTCTGGCCGGTCGGCCTGGCGCTTCTCTTTTACATGATCGGGAGCAATCGCATGTTCAGCTGCCAGAAATCCTCCAGCCGCCGCTATCGCAGGCCGGCATCCTCGGGCAACTCGGCCTTCGATGCCTATCGCGAGGAAACGCTGAAGCGGATGGAACAGGAGCATGAAGAATTCATGGCCTTTATGGCTCGCCTGCGCGAAGCCCGCGACAAGGCCGAATTCGACCAGTTCATGAAAGAACGCCGCGACACGGATGAGCGCCCGGTCACGCTGTGA
- a CDS encoding PTS sugar transporter subunit IIA → MIGIVIVAHGGLAREYLSAMEHVVGPQLGVRTVTIEDAHDRAAKSSEICVAADEVDEGDGVVVVTDLFGGSPSNLSLPACSVRDRVILYGANLPMLVKLAKLRHLPAEQAASLAAAAGRKYIDSYNVFDEVSQHRVAQ, encoded by the coding sequence TTGATCGGAATCGTCATTGTCGCGCATGGGGGGCTGGCCCGGGAATATCTCTCGGCAATGGAACATGTCGTCGGTCCGCAGCTCGGGGTCCGCACCGTCACCATCGAAGATGCCCATGACCGCGCCGCCAAAAGCAGCGAGATTTGCGTCGCCGCCGATGAGGTGGATGAGGGCGACGGCGTTGTCGTGGTCACCGACCTCTTTGGCGGCTCGCCCTCCAACCTGTCGCTCCCGGCCTGTTCCGTGCGCGATCGTGTAATCCTTTACGGGGCGAATTTGCCGATGCTGGTCAAGCTCGCCAAGCTGCGGCACCTGCCGGCGGAACAGGCCGCGTCACTGGCCGCCGCCGCCGGCCGAAAATATATCGACAGCTATAATGTGTTCGATGAGGTGTCCCAGCACCGGGTCGCCCAATGA
- a CDS encoding HPr family phosphocarrier protein codes for MSQAISLVLPIVNEKGLHARASAKFVEMVERFDAEASVTRDGMTVSGDSIMGLLMLAAGRGSEIAVKTTGSQAEELARALTELVATRFGEDS; via the coding sequence ATGAGCCAAGCGATCAGTCTGGTCCTGCCCATCGTCAACGAAAAGGGCCTGCACGCCCGCGCCTCCGCGAAATTCGTCGAGATGGTCGAACGCTTCGATGCCGAAGCCAGCGTCACCCGCGACGGCATGACCGTTTCGGGCGATTCCATCATGGGCCTGTTGATGCTCGCCGCAGGGCGGGGCAGCGAAATCGCCGTCAAGACGACCGGCAGCCAGGCCGAGGAGCTGGCCCGCGCGCTGACCGAGCTGGTGGCGACAAGGTTCGGCGAGGATAGCTGA
- the rapZ gene encoding RNase adapter RapZ produces MNDRSSQGQPYTPVGLDDASTRLVLVTGPSGAGRSTAINVLEDLGYEAIDNLPLSLVPRLLDGPPRPAPLALGLDVRNRDFSASAVIELIDRLTRQPRYWAEVLYLDCDSSILVRRFNETRRRHPMAGAGAPLDGIEREKDLLAPIRVRADVLVNTSEMSPHDLKAELAQYFETDPDKRLTVSVQSFSYKRGVPRGIDMMFDCRFLENPHWHGDLRALDGRDAAVQRFVQSDDRFDEFFQRIRDLILFVLPAHLEEGKTHLAIGFGCTGGQHRSVTLAEIMSQALAEQGWQVSKRHRELERREADMAKIAESGSAPQGIRN; encoded by the coding sequence ATGAACGATCGTTCTAGCCAAGGTCAGCCCTACACGCCCGTCGGTCTCGACGATGCTTCGACACGGCTTGTGCTCGTGACAGGCCCGTCGGGCGCCGGGCGCTCGACCGCGATCAACGTGCTTGAGGATCTCGGCTACGAGGCGATCGACAACCTGCCGCTCTCGCTGGTGCCGCGTCTTCTGGACGGGCCGCCGCGCCCCGCGCCGCTGGCGCTCGGGCTGGATGTGCGCAACCGCGATTTTTCGGCCTCGGCGGTGATCGAGCTGATCGACAGGCTGACGCGGCAACCGCGCTATTGGGCCGAGGTGCTGTATCTCGACTGCGATTCCTCGATTCTCGTGCGCCGCTTCAACGAAACCCGCCGGCGTCACCCGATGGCCGGGGCCGGTGCCCCGCTGGACGGGATCGAGCGGGAAAAGGACCTGCTCGCCCCGATCCGCGTGCGCGCCGATGTGCTGGTCAATACCTCCGAGATGTCTCCGCATGATCTCAAGGCCGAACTGGCGCAGTATTTCGAAACCGACCCGGACAAGCGCCTGACCGTCTCGGTCCAGAGCTTTTCCTATAAGCGCGGCGTCCCGCGCGGCATCGACATGATGTTCGATTGCCGCTTCCTCGAGAACCCGCATTGGCACGGCGATCTGCGCGCCCTGGACGGGCGCGATGCGGCGGTGCAGCGATTCGTTCAGTCGGATGACCGTTTCGACGAGTTCTTTCAGCGGATACGCGATCTGATCCTGTTCGTGCTTCCCGCCCACCTGGAAGAGGGAAAAACCCATCTCGCCATCGGTTTCGGCTGTACAGGGGGACAACATCGCTCTGTTACCCTTGCAGAAATCATGTCACAAGCGCTAGCTGAACAAGGCTGGCAAGTCTCGAAACGTCACAGGGAGCTCGAACGCCGCGAGGCCGACATGGCCAAGATAGCGGAGTCAGGTTCGGCGCCTCAGGGAATACGGAATTGA